A segment of the Acidimicrobiales bacterium genome:
GGCGCTGGTCCGGGCGGCCGAACCCGACGTGGTCGTGACCGGCCCGGCCTTCACGAGCGGCCGCTACGGGCTGGCCTGTGCGCGCGTGGCGGCCGCCGCCGCTGCCGAGGGCATCGCCGTCGTCGCCTGCATGCACGGGGACAACCCCGGCGTCGAGGAGGCCGGCACCGCCCCGGTGATCGCCAGTGGCGAGGTGGCCCGGCAGATGGGCCCGTCGCTCGAGAGCCTGGCGGCCGCCGTCCGCAAGGTGGCGTCCGGCGAGCCGCTCACGGCCGAGGACGGGCGGGTGGGGAGGATCCCCCGCCGCAACGTCACCGTCCACAACACCAGCGCCGAATGGGCCGTCTCGCTGGTGCTGGCCCGACTCGGCGGCGATCGCAAGGCGACCGAGGTCCCGCTCCCCCGCTTCGACCAGGTGACCCCGGCGCCACCTTTGAAGGACCCGTCCAAGGCCCTCGTGGCCCTGGTGACCGAGGGGGCCCTCGTGCCGGATGCCAATCCCGACAGCCTCGAGTCGGCACGGGCCACGCGCTGGCTGCGTTACTCGCTCGACGGCAAGGACGCGCTCGCCCCCGGCGAGTTCCGGTCGGTCCACGGCGGGTTCTCCACGGTGTGGGCCAACGAGGACCCGCACCGCATCGTGCCCCTCGACGTCGCCCGCCAGCTGGAGAACGAAGGGGCCATCGGGAAGTTGCACGGCGAGTACCTCGTCACGGCCGGCAACGGCACGTCGGTGGGCAACGCCCGCCGCTTCGGCGTGGAGTGGGCGGCCGACCTGCGGAGACAGGGGGTGCAGGCCGCCCTGCTCACCGCCACGTGAGGCACAGGAACGCGTTGCGGGTCAACGCTTGCGAAGGAGTTGGAGCGGGCCGGCATCCCCACGGCGCTGCTGTGCAACCTCACCTCGATCGCCGAGCGGGTGGGGGCGCCCCGCATCGTGCCCACCCGCGGCATCCCCTACCCCGCCGGCGACCCGTCGCTCGGGGCCGAGGCGGAGCGGGCGTGGCGGCGCCGGCTCGTCGAGCGGGGTCTGGAGGCGGTGGCCACGGCCGTCCACTCGCCGACCCTGTTCCCGGTGGACGAGGTCGGCGGGGACGGATGACCGGCCACGCCCCCGTTCCGGGTATGCCCGAGACGGAGAGAGGAGACCCGTGACCGACCAGCGACAGGCCGTGGTGTCCGGCGCGATCCAGGTGCTGGCCCACGTGCCCGGCCTGGCCCGCCATGGGTCCAAGCCGGCGCGAGAGCTCCCGAGGCATCCCGACGTCGAGCAGGCGTTCCTCGCCTCGTTGCGGTCGTACGACGACGCCGTCGCCTATGCCCCGCACCAGGCGTACATCGGTGCGACCCATCCGCGCGACATGGGCGAGCGACCCTGGTGGGGGAAGACCGGAACGGCCTCGCGCCTCGGCCCTCGCGGCGAGATCGTCCCCGACGTCGAGTTCCTGGGACTGCTGGCAGCCGTCGACCGCTTCGATCTCGTCGTCCTGGCTCCCGACGCGGCGGACGAGGCGGCCGCCGCGCTGGCCCAACACCCCTTGGCCAAGCACCTCGACCTGGACCGCATCGACAAGGCCAAAGGCGACGCGGCCGCGACGATGCTGCGCCCCGGCAGCCTCCCCCTGCACCTCGGCGACGGCCGGCTGGCGGGTGCGGCGACCGCAGCCCACGAGCAGGACGAGTCCCTCACCGCCATCGTGCTCCTCGACAACCTGGCCTCCAAGGCGACGGCCACCCTGGCCCTGCTGCACCTCCTCCACAACGAGGGCGTCGACCCAGCGTCAGTCGACTTCGTGATCGGCTGCGGGGAGGAGGCGGTGGGCGATCGCTACCAGCGCGGCGGCGGCAACATGGCCAAGGCGGTGGCCGAGGTGGCCGGGCTCTCCGAGGCGTCGGGCATGGACGTGAAGAACTTCTGCGCCGCTCCGGCCCCGGCGCTGGTCACCGCCGCGGCCATGGTGTCGGCCGGGCTGTTCGACCGCATCGCCGTGATCGGCGGCGGGTCGATGGCCAAGCTGGGCATGAAGTTCCAGGGCCACCTCAAGCACCAGATGCCGGTCATGGAGGACGTCCTGGGCGGGGCCGCCGCCCTGGTGCAGGTGGACGACGGGCTGTCCCCGCGGATTCGCCTCGACTCCGTCGGCCGCCACCGGGTGGCAGCCGGTGGTTCCAACCCTGCGATCATGGAGGCGCTGGCCGTCGAGCCCCTGCGGCGCCTCGGGATACCGATGACCGACGTCGACGACTACGCCACCGAGCTGCACAACCCCGAGATCACCGAGCCGCAGGGTTCGGGCGACGTCGCCGCCCGCAACTACAAGACCATCGCCGCCCTCGCCGCCCAGGCGGGCGAGATCGAGCGAGCCGACATCGCCGGGTTCGCCGCCGAGCACGGCATGCCCGGCTTCGCCCCGACCCAGGGTCACCTGGCGTCGTCGCTGTGCTACCTGCCTCACGCCGTCGACCGCCTCACCACGGGCGACGCCGGCCGGGTGCTCCTCCTCGCGAAGGGCAGCCTCTTCCTCGGGCGGATGTCACAGCTGTCGGATGGCATGAGCGTGCTGCTGGAGCGCAATGGAAAAGGAGGCTGACATGGGCACACTCACCGAGGCCACGCGGGAGAACTTCCGGGACCTGGTCGCCGAGGGGACCACCCTCGTCGACGTGTGGGGCCCGGACTGCCAACCGTGCCTGGCCATGATGCCGTTCATCGAGCGCATGGCCGCCGAGCGGTCCGACGAGTTCAAGGTCGTCAAGCTCGAGGCACCCAAGGCACGCCGGCTGTGCATCGAGTTGCGGCTGATGGGCCTACCCGCCTTCGTGTTGTTCCGCGACGGCGAGGAGGTCGGCCGCATCAACGGCGCCGAACTCAACGAGGAGAAGGTTCAGACCTGGTTGGACGACACGCTGGCAACCGCTGCCGGCGTCGGGAAGGAGTGAGGTGGGAGTTCTCGAAGGAAAGATGATCGTGGCGCTCGGCGAGCGGGACGGGGTGTCCGGCCCCGCGATCGCC
Coding sequences within it:
- a CDS encoding thioredoxin family protein codes for the protein MGTLTEATRENFRDLVAEGTTLVDVWGPDCQPCLAMMPFIERMAAERSDEFKVVKLEAPKARRLCIELRLMGLPAFVLFRDGEEVGRINGAELNEEKVQTWLDDTLATAAGVGKE
- the grdC gene encoding glycine/sarcosine/betaine reductase complex component C subunit beta — protein: MTDQRQAVVSGAIQVLAHVPGLARHGSKPARELPRHPDVEQAFLASLRSYDDAVAYAPHQAYIGATHPRDMGERPWWGKTGTASRLGPRGEIVPDVEFLGLLAAVDRFDLVVLAPDAADEAAAALAQHPLAKHLDLDRIDKAKGDAAATMLRPGSLPLHLGDGRLAGAATAAHEQDESLTAIVLLDNLASKATATLALLHLLHNEGVDPASVDFVIGCGEEAVGDRYQRGGGNMAKAVAEVAGLSEASGMDVKNFCAAPAPALVTAAAMVSAGLFDRIAVIGGGSMAKLGMKFQGHLKHQMPVMEDVLGGAAALVQVDDGLSPRIRLDSVGRHRVAAGGSNPAIMEALAVEPLRRLGIPMTDVDDYATELHNPEITEPQGSGDVAARNYKTIAALAAQAGEIERADIAGFAAEHGMPGFAPTQGHLASSLCYLPHAVDRLTTGDAGRVLLLAKGSLFLGRMSQLSDGMSVLLERNGKGG
- a CDS encoding glycine/betaine/sarcosine/D-proline family reductase selenoprotein B, whose product is MTRVVHYLNQFFAGLGGEDTATVPPASKEGAVGPGRKLGQLLGDDFEIVATVWCGDDHAAGAEVIDDLMALVRAAEPDVVVTGPAFTSGRYGLACARVAAAAAAEGIAVVACMHGDNPGVEEAGTAPVIASGEVARQMGPSLESLAAAVRKVASGEPLTAEDGRVGRIPRRNVTVHNTSAEWAVSLVLARLGGDRKATEVPLPRFDQVTPAPPLKDPSKALVALVTEGALVPDANPDSLESARATRWLRYSLDGKDALAPGEFRSVHGGFSTVWANEDPHRIVPLDVARQLENEGAIGKLHGEYLVTAGNGTSVGNARRFGVEWAADLRRQGVQAALLTATUGTGTRCGSTLAKELERAGIPTALLCNLTSIAERVGAPRIVPTRGIPYPAGDPSLGAEAERAWRRRLVERGLEAVATAVHSPTLFPVDEVGGDG